The nucleotide sequence TCATATACATAATATATCTGAAGAACAAATAAATAATCTCCAAAAAAATTCCTTTATTGTAATTGATGTAAGAACTATAGAAGAATATGAAGACGGGCATATAGACTCAGCTGTACATATTCCTGTAGATAATATGGTAGATAATCTTGATAACATACCTCAGGATAAAATTATTTTACTGTATTGTCGAAGTGGTACTAGATCACAACATGCCAC is from Spirochaetota bacterium and encodes:
- a CDS encoding rhodanese-like domain-containing protein gives rise to the protein MTIPHIHNISEEQINNLQKNSFIVIDVRTIEEYEDGHIDSAVHIPVDNMVDNLDNIPQDKIILLYCRSGTRSQHATEYLKNNNYQAFNIGSFFHLTDNIIKKLNG